The genomic stretch GCACTCAGCAGTAAGCAGAAGAGGCGGCGTTTGCCGCCTTTTTCGTGTCTGGGATTTGAGGGGATTTCTCCCTGCTTTTCCCCCAAAAATCCCGTCAAAACACTTTTCTTTCGGCACGTCTCGCAAACATTTCAACGAACTGAATTTTTAAATTTGGCTTCCCGTATAAAAGCGTTGGTATGAGGAACGATTAGGTATAAAATTTTATACACAAGGAAAGTGGCTGTGACTAAAAATATCGACTGGCGCGGAAGTGCGTTACGCGATTTGCGGGAATTCCCCGCCGACGCCAGAAAAAGAGCAGGCTTTGAACTTGAGAAAATTCAGCAAGATCTTTTTCCGACAGATTGGAAATCGATTAACAGCTGGGGATCGGGTGTGATTGAAATAAAACTCGATGCATTAGCGGGTGCTTTCAGGGTGGTCTATGTCGCTAAATTTGAAGAAGCCATCCACGTTCTGCACTGTTTTCAAAAAAAAACGCAGCAAACCAGCCCGAAAGATATTTCCGTTATAAAAGCCCGATATGCGGAAATCATCACAGAACGTCAACGGAGAGAAAATGAAAGATTACATTGATGTAGCGTCGAGGCATATCACCCCGGCCGGAGGGAATGTTTTTGCCGACCTGGGGTTTAGTGATGATGAAGCACAGGCTTTGCATGCTGAATCGCAGCAAAAAATTGCACAGACGATTGCACTTAAAGAACAGCTAATGGCGGAAATCGCAAGCTGGATCGCCCTTCAGAATCTGCGTCAGAGCGATGCTGCAAAAGTTTTACAAGTCTCACGCCCGCGGGTTTCCGACGTCGTAAACAAGAAAACGGATAAATTCACGCTGGATGCGCTGGTGATGATGCTCGGGCTGACCGGTAAGCAGGTTAAACTGGTTGTTGAATAAGTTTTTAAATGCAAAAAGCAGGGATTCCCTCCCTGCTTTTCTTTTGCAGCACATCTGACAAATCAGTTGGCTGAGCTTTTGAGCTGGTTATCTTGCTCGTGTTGCTCCAGCGCCAGTTCGATCAGGC from Rahnella sikkimica encodes the following:
- a CDS encoding type II toxin-antitoxin system RelE/ParE family toxin, translating into MTKNIDWRGSALRDLREFPADARKRAGFELEKIQQDLFPTDWKSINSWGSGVIEIKLDALAGAFRVVYVAKFEEAIHVLHCFQKKTQQTSPKDISVIKARYAEIITERQRRENERLH
- a CDS encoding helix-turn-helix domain-containing protein, producing MKDYIDVASRHITPAGGNVFADLGFSDDEAQALHAESQQKIAQTIALKEQLMAEIASWIALQNLRQSDAAKVLQVSRPRVSDVVNKKTDKFTLDALVMMLGLTGKQVKLVVE